From a single Verrucomicrobiota bacterium JB022 genomic region:
- a CDS encoding PEP-CTERM sorting domain-containing protein — protein MKARSFVLAAALLAASASACSATILGFGQIGGSNTAISSNFGSYASADGNGFVVSNGATPNVSLLWDAEWDIHTSSWFASLESQTVGGGAWDNEGNTQRIAQLDTDFHTITFGASAGYAVVLNSFDFGHTAETSGVTAWDLILTDSSSQVVWSQSVMLDNANTATSVLTISPNFTGVDGESYTLTFDRTSTTYGAANGRHGIDNLSFNEFAVVVPEPSTIALIAGLGALVPLIRRRQR, from the coding sequence CAGCTCTCCTGGCGGCCTCTGCCAGCGCCTGCAGCGCCACGATCCTCGGCTTTGGCCAGATCGGTGGCAGCAACACCGCGATCTCGTCCAATTTCGGCTCCTATGCCTCGGCCGATGGCAATGGTTTTGTCGTCTCCAATGGCGCCACGCCCAATGTCTCCCTGCTCTGGGATGCGGAGTGGGACATCCACACCAGCTCCTGGTTTGCCAGCCTCGAGAGTCAGACGGTGGGCGGCGGCGCGTGGGACAATGAGGGCAATACGCAGCGTATCGCCCAGCTGGACACCGACTTCCACACCATTACCTTTGGTGCCTCCGCCGGTTATGCCGTGGTGCTCAATTCCTTCGACTTCGGGCACACCGCAGAAACTTCTGGCGTGACGGCTTGGGACCTGATCTTGACCGACTCTTCCAGCCAGGTGGTGTGGAGCCAGTCGGTGATGCTCGACAACGCCAATACCGCCACCTCGGTGCTAACGATCAGTCCCAACTTCACTGGCGTCGATGGGGAAAGCTACACGCTGACGTTTGACCGCACCTCCACGACCTACGGTGCCGCCAACGGCCGCCACGGCATCGACAACCTGAGCTTCAACGAGTTTGCGGTGGTCGTGCCCGAGCCGTCCACCATTGCGCTGATCGCCGGTCTGGGTGCCTTGGTGCCGCTGATCCGCCGCCGCCAGCGCTAG
- a CDS encoding GH92 family glycosyl hydrolase, with protein MASTSQATIVGFGQIGGSNTGIPSNFASNVTADGNGYVVNNGTTPNIALSWDSQWDVHTSSWFANLENLTVGEGAWDNEGNTPRVGQLDVDFHTIDFRAEAGFAVVLNSFDFAHTAETAGVTTWDLVLTDSRNNVVWSQSVTLDNASTDTSVIKVSPNFMGKLGEDYRLTFDLTSQTYGSNGRHAIDNLSFNQYPDPAGAAKLKHHFKFDGDAADAQGVAPLTVQGDAVAFMGSAGAAGGYVQLGGSDDYLLADLDAGSQLAILGDYSTFRPFSVTFWVRQTPTQAAANTQAVLGMTTASTDSATYNTGFSVATRETGGLGLRVRHRNGGSGSNEGEINTGVNVSDGEWHHVVAVYQENVRLVYIDGELAGINDVPVAITTNPIRYFAIGAFLRAGSVLDDLAGDVDDVQLYEGLITEPQALQLFQNPGLTLSDELPDPMVDPDTEPADLVDTFIGVTGAGSTVPGPVLPLSSIYPSPDTVASAASGYAAGSPVVGFSQLHASGSGSSTLSYGNFLISPRLGHSIVEDEHGSLTTDVEARPYAFRANLTKWDTDVKVVPTANAAIYEFEFPASDDARVNFDVARKLGRSDAMINGSVEIDLKHGTISGGGTFDGNWNPAQYNVYFYAQVDATPVSGGTWVGSTSNDGTLSASIDSRQPLGAWLRFDTNETQTVRLKVAVSFNSVERARQYLENEIPAWDSEALEAAAKARWNEALGAIETPQISIAEARKFYTALYHSLIQPRNRTGDPAGWPEDAAFWDDHYTLWDTWQTLFPLLAIVEPEAVAGNVNSFAERFQRNGRAETAFIMGKDYQVGQGGDEVDRVILDAFVKDIPGIDWEKVWPLLQFNANRRTPDYRDLGYVSTDGDANGYDFRLASASSTLGFAHGDYAAATIAESLGHTEEAAELFERSGNWRNVWDASATSGGFKGFIKGRSRSGSFLGDAPTSSAGYYQGTSWNYSFNVPHHRDELVELMGGRARFIQRIEYAMGQNNGAYVDYTNEPGFQTTFLFNYAGRPYLTSYWASQLRNRYSESGYPGDEDSGAMASLYFFTTAGFFPMATQDVYYLHGARVPEVQFNVADGKTFTIKAENAGGDNLFIQSALLNGVALNVPAIHHADITGGATVELVMGAFPNVWGTGSDFAAVESDDASAISGWTMAKGSGELTGANSNAPAWGEGADAAADTAVQAAFETVQLDQPGATITFSTSLTLTGITAETSDADLLAWGLFFGTEQNGQIMPGYLATNDAVNNSASVILGRDQSVQQPFYASSEGRTLTTYRMPTPELADGAYRVVLTLSRTEQDTIDYYAALVREEDGVLLSAFTGSDQSPTTFVFNRVGLRVGAGVDVDSVQLANAKILAQGQSTDPTNNIVLVGGVNDSGHVALSWGGELSNDVESLAIRYRIKGSDQWLTLVSGLAPTATSYTNSHLPILNDYEFQIVGLKGDDVVDTSDTVSAQPTASETTYVAKLIESGDIWKFLDNGSDQGTAWRAPSFDDSSWSEGPSKLGYGDSHNTTTIGYGPDSNNKYPTTYFRHHFTVDSVQNVVGLNVDVVRDDGVILYLNGHEIVRDNMPAGEVDYLDWSANTVDGSAETTFYNFVVSSRYLVEGANVLAAEVHNRSGNSSDLGFNLKVGALVYSENAPEPVSESVTAEVDGHAGSDYTGSLAQYVTDPNGDALAFSKVSGPAWLVVNADGSISGQPGMGDIGENRFVISVTDGMDGTVEFEYIVHVDEGFELARAPLPTLGERLRFGVIPDTQGSTNGVPVVEASSVAAKIIELAPELVIEVGDVTDGNSSGDSKLSQLNLLKQTMVNPLRDAGIEYYPVRGNHDSNASSLTSDQAWVWQKAFPWLFEGQEPLIDPTDVPGGSGAAPNYRNYSFVLDTGANTFLIALDEWDGGTDTNYSEWLRAKLAEIRAEHPDAHIFPYSHTGVFATSLHPAMTEYISTGPGPFIEACAEYHIDGWLAGHNHIYDRSMAVDIDNDSRSEFFYITCGSASEKFYGLQRAPVENQRLNHLVDSTQTPGEPIAFQIIEINGPFVTMHNWMAPQNPNGTFTEWTVWDTYAYSRNGGQFNVAAEANYNSANITDVAPDAEGFVGTGLAIADGINSDATYYTAENKTFGLYRNITVGWVQQSQWYDAEGVQLISDIASINGMRNHPTRNRADAYTLSLAYDDSTLSPSQEQQLSIVAFLDADTSDEDAGDWINAASATLGEFATQPVYRAAKADDAVGTWGIDIENNVVWARLDYQGDFAIASNVVDTDGDGLEDAWEMAYFGTLEYGAEDDVDGDGLTNLQEQRIGTDPMLADTDGDLFDDGVEYANGLDPRMYNSDLQGSLLDAIRQSQELQNQLGLYTSSTIVGLAGGKPVIAIGEDGKISLKLQLYYSEDLESWEPVEEVEVQPEVDTSGAGFFMWSPDVSDALPTEE; from the coding sequence ATGGCTAGCACTAGTCAGGCCACCATCGTTGGCTTTGGCCAAATAGGGGGGAGCAATACTGGAATACCCTCCAATTTTGCCTCCAATGTAACAGCCGATGGCAACGGCTATGTGGTGAACAACGGCACCACGCCCAATATCGCGCTTTCCTGGGATTCCCAGTGGGACGTCCACACCAGCTCCTGGTTCGCCAACCTGGAGAACCTCACGGTGGGGGAAGGTGCCTGGGACAACGAGGGCAACACTCCCCGCGTCGGCCAATTGGATGTGGATTTCCACACCATCGACTTTCGGGCCGAGGCTGGCTTTGCGGTCGTCCTGAACTCTTTTGATTTCGCGCACACCGCCGAGACCGCCGGCGTCACGACCTGGGATCTCGTCCTGACCGACTCCCGGAACAACGTGGTGTGGAGCCAGTCGGTGACGCTCGACAATGCCTCGACCGACACCTCCGTGATCAAGGTTTCCCCTAATTTCATGGGCAAGCTGGGTGAAGACTACCGGCTCACGTTTGACCTGACTTCGCAAACCTACGGCTCCAATGGCCGTCATGCGATCGACAACCTGAGCTTCAACCAATACCCCGACCCGGCAGGCGCAGCCAAGCTGAAGCACCACTTCAAGTTCGACGGCGACGCTGCCGACGCGCAGGGCGTGGCTCCGCTCACCGTGCAGGGCGATGCCGTCGCCTTCATGGGCTCCGCTGGTGCAGCCGGCGGCTATGTGCAGCTGGGCGGCTCCGACGATTACCTGCTGGCCGACCTCGATGCGGGCAGCCAATTGGCGATTCTGGGCGACTACAGCACCTTCCGCCCCTTCAGCGTCACCTTCTGGGTGCGCCAGACGCCGACGCAAGCCGCCGCCAACACCCAGGCGGTGCTGGGCATGACGACGGCCTCGACCGACTCCGCCACGTATAACACGGGCTTCTCGGTCGCCACCCGCGAGACGGGCGGCCTCGGCCTGCGCGTGCGCCACCGCAACGGCGGTAGCGGCAGCAACGAAGGCGAGATCAATACCGGCGTAAACGTGTCCGACGGGGAATGGCACCACGTGGTGGCCGTCTACCAGGAGAATGTGCGCCTCGTTTACATCGACGGCGAGCTGGCGGGCATCAACGACGTCCCTGTCGCGATCACGACCAATCCGATCCGCTACTTTGCCATCGGCGCTTTTCTGCGCGCCGGCTCCGTGCTGGACGATCTGGCGGGCGACGTGGACGATGTCCAGCTCTATGAAGGCCTGATCACCGAACCTCAGGCCCTGCAGCTCTTCCAGAACCCGGGGCTCACGCTGTCCGACGAGTTGCCCGACCCGATGGTTGATCCCGACACGGAACCGGCTGACCTCGTCGACACGTTCATCGGCGTGACGGGTGCCGGCTCCACCGTGCCCGGCCCGGTGCTGCCCCTGTCATCGATTTACCCGAGCCCCGACACCGTCGCCTCCGCCGCTTCGGGCTATGCCGCTGGCAGCCCTGTCGTCGGCTTCTCGCAGCTCCATGCCTCCGGCTCGGGCTCGTCGACGCTCTCCTATGGCAACTTCCTCATCTCGCCCCGCCTCGGCCACTCTATCGTCGAAGACGAGCATGGCTCGCTGACGACCGATGTTGAGGCGCGCCCATATGCCTTCCGCGCCAACCTCACGAAGTGGGACACGGATGTAAAGGTCGTGCCGACCGCCAACGCTGCGATCTACGAATTCGAGTTCCCCGCCTCCGACGATGCGCGCGTGAACTTCGACGTGGCCCGTAAGCTCGGCCGCTCCGACGCGATGATCAACGGCTCGGTCGAGATCGACCTCAAGCACGGTACGATCAGCGGCGGCGGTACCTTCGACGGCAACTGGAACCCGGCGCAATACAACGTCTACTTCTACGCTCAAGTCGATGCTACGCCGGTCTCCGGTGGCACCTGGGTCGGCAGCACGTCCAATGACGGCACGCTAAGCGCCTCCATCGACTCGCGCCAGCCGCTGGGCGCTTGGTTGCGCTTCGACACCAACGAAACGCAGACCGTGCGCCTCAAGGTCGCGGTTTCGTTCAACTCTGTCGAACGCGCCCGCCAATACCTCGAAAACGAAATCCCGGCCTGGGATAGCGAAGCGCTCGAAGCAGCCGCCAAGGCCCGCTGGAACGAGGCCCTCGGCGCCATCGAGACGCCGCAGATCAGCATTGCCGAAGCCCGCAAGTTCTACACCGCGCTCTACCACAGCCTCATCCAGCCCCGCAACCGCACGGGCGACCCCGCAGGCTGGCCGGAAGACGCCGCGTTTTGGGACGACCACTACACCCTGTGGGACACCTGGCAGACGCTCTTCCCGCTGCTCGCCATCGTCGAGCCCGAAGCCGTCGCCGGCAACGTCAACTCCTTTGCCGAACGCTTCCAGCGTAACGGCCGTGCCGAGACTGCCTTTATCATGGGCAAGGATTATCAGGTCGGGCAGGGTGGGGACGAAGTGGACCGCGTGATCCTCGACGCCTTCGTCAAAGACATCCCCGGCATCGACTGGGAAAAGGTGTGGCCGCTGTTGCAGTTCAACGCCAACCGCCGCACGCCCGACTACCGCGACCTCGGCTATGTCTCGACCGATGGCGACGCCAACGGCTACGACTTCCGCCTCGCCTCCGCCTCCTCCACGCTTGGCTTTGCCCACGGCGACTATGCCGCCGCCACGATTGCCGAGTCTCTCGGGCACACCGAAGAGGCCGCCGAGCTGTTCGAGCGTTCCGGCAACTGGCGCAACGTATGGGACGCCTCCGCCACCAGCGGCGGCTTCAAGGGCTTCATCAAGGGCCGCAGTCGCAGCGGCAGCTTCCTCGGCGATGCCCCGACCTCCTCGGCGGGCTATTACCAAGGCACCAGCTGGAATTACTCGTTTAACGTGCCGCACCACCGCGACGAACTTGTCGAGCTGATGGGTGGGCGCGCCCGCTTCATCCAGCGCATCGAGTATGCGATGGGGCAAAACAACGGCGCCTACGTCGACTACACCAACGAGCCCGGCTTCCAGACCACCTTCCTCTTCAACTACGCCGGTCGCCCTTACCTGACTTCCTACTGGGCCTCCCAGCTCCGCAATCGCTACAGCGAGAGCGGCTACCCCGGTGACGAAGACTCCGGCGCCATGGCCTCGCTCTATTTCTTCACCACCGCCGGCTTCTTCCCGATGGCCACGCAGGACGTCTACTACCTGCACGGCGCGCGCGTGCCCGAGGTGCAGTTCAATGTCGCCGACGGCAAGACCTTCACGATCAAGGCCGAGAACGCCGGTGGCGATAACCTCTTCATCCAGTCTGCCCTGCTCAACGGTGTGGCGCTGAACGTGCCGGCGATTCACCACGCCGACATCACCGGCGGCGCAACCGTCGAACTCGTGATGGGTGCCTTCCCTAACGTATGGGGCACCGGCTCCGACTTCGCCGCCGTGGAGAGCGATGACGCCTCCGCCATCTCCGGCTGGACGATGGCCAAGGGCTCCGGCGAGCTGACGGGTGCCAACTCCAACGCTCCCGCCTGGGGCGAAGGGGCCGATGCCGCCGCCGACACCGCCGTGCAAGCCGCTTTCGAAACGGTGCAGCTCGACCAGCCCGGCGCCACGATCACCTTCAGTACCTCGCTCACGCTGACCGGCATCACTGCCGAAACCAGCGATGCAGACCTGCTGGCCTGGGGCCTCTTCTTCGGCACCGAGCAAAACGGCCAGATCATGCCCGGCTACCTCGCGACCAACGACGCGGTCAATAACAGCGCCAGCGTCATCCTCGGCCGCGACCAGTCCGTGCAACAGCCGTTCTACGCATCCAGCGAAGGCCGCACGCTCACGACTTACCGCATGCCGACGCCGGAACTGGCCGACGGTGCCTATCGTGTGGTGCTGACCCTCTCGCGCACCGAGCAAGACACGATCGACTACTACGCGGCCCTCGTCCGCGAAGAAGACGGCGTGCTGCTCAGCGCCTTTACTGGCTCCGACCAGTCGCCCACCACTTTCGTCTTCAACCGCGTCGGCCTGCGAGTCGGTGCCGGGGTGGACGTCGATTCGGTGCAACTGGCCAACGCCAAGATCCTCGCCCAAGGGCAATCGACCGACCCGACGAACAACATCGTGCTCGTCGGCGGCGTCAACGACAGCGGCCACGTCGCCCTCTCCTGGGGCGGTGAGCTGAGCAACGACGTCGAATCCCTCGCCATCCGCTACCGCATCAAGGGCAGCGATCAGTGGCTGACGCTCGTCTCCGGCCTCGCCCCGACAGCGACTTCCTACACCAACTCGCATCTCCCGATCCTGAACGATTACGAGTTCCAGATCGTGGGCCTGAAGGGCGACGACGTGGTCGACACCTCCGACACGGTCTCGGCCCAGCCGACCGCTTCAGAAACGACCTATGTAGCCAAGCTCATCGAGTCGGGCGACATCTGGAAGTTCCTCGACAACGGCAGCGACCAAGGCACCGCCTGGCGCGCTCCCTCGTTCGACGACAGCTCGTGGAGCGAAGGCCCGTCCAAGCTCGGTTATGGCGACAGCCACAACACGACCACGATCGGCTACGGCCCGGATTCCAATAACAAGTATCCGACGACTTACTTCCGCCATCATTTCACCGTCGATTCGGTGCAAAACGTGGTGGGCCTGAATGTCGATGTGGTGCGCGACGATGGGGTGATCCTCTACCTCAACGGCCACGAGATCGTGCGTGACAACATGCCCGCCGGCGAGGTCGACTACCTCGATTGGTCGGCCAACACGGTCGACGGCTCGGCCGAGACGACGTTCTACAACTTCGTGGTCTCCAGCCGCTACCTCGTAGAGGGCGCAAACGTGCTCGCCGCTGAAGTCCACAACCGTTCGGGCAACAGCTCCGACCTCGGCTTCAACCTCAAGGTGGGTGCGCTGGTCTACTCGGAGAACGCGCCGGAGCCGGTCAGCGAATCCGTGACCGCCGAAGTCGACGGCCATGCCGGCAGCGACTACACCGGCAGCCTCGCCCAATACGTGACCGACCCGAACGGCGACGCCCTGGCCTTCTCCAAGGTGAGCGGCCCCGCCTGGCTCGTGGTTAACGCCGACGGCAGCATCTCCGGCCAACCCGGCATGGGCGACATCGGCGAAAACCGCTTCGTCATCTCCGTCACCGACGGTATGGACGGCACGGTGGAGTTCGAATACATCGTCCACGTCGACGAAGGCTTCGAGCTGGCCCGCGCACCCCTCCCGACCCTCGGCGAACGTCTCCGCTTTGGCGTCATCCCCGACACGCAAGGCAGCACCAACGGCGTGCCGGTGGTGGAAGCCAGCAGCGTTGCCGCCAAGATCATCGAGCTCGCTCCCGAGCTGGTGATCGAAGTGGGTGACGTGACCGACGGTAACTCCTCGGGCGACAGCAAGCTCTCGCAGCTCAACTTGCTCAAGCAGACCATGGTCAACCCGCTGCGCGACGCCGGCATCGAATACTACCCGGTGCGCGGCAACCACGACTCGAACGCCAGCAGCCTCACCAGCGACCAAGCTTGGGTGTGGCAAAAGGCCTTCCCCTGGCTCTTCGAAGGCCAGGAACCGCTGATCGACCCGACCGACGTGCCCGGTGGCAGCGGCGCAGCCCCCAACTACCGCAACTACTCGTTTGTCCTCGATACCGGCGCCAATACCTTCCTCATCGCCCTCGACGAGTGGGATGGCGGCACCGATACGAATTACAGCGAATGGCTGCGCGCCAAGCTGGCCGAGATCCGCGCCGAACACCCGGATGCCCACATCTTCCCGTATTCGCACACGGGCGTCTTCGCGACCAGCCTCCACCCGGCCATGACGGAGTACATCTCCACCGGCCCGGGGCCATTCATCGAAGCCTGTGCCGAATACCACATCGACGGCTGGCTCGCGGGCCACAACCACATCTACGACCGCTCCATGGCCGTGGATATCGACAACGACTCGCGCTCCGAGTTCTTCTACATTACCTGTGGCTCCGCTTCGGAGAAGTTCTACGGCCTGCAGCGCGCCCCGGTTGAAAACCAGCGCCTCAACCACCTCGTGGACAGCACGCAGACCCCGGGCGAACCGATCGCCTTCCAGATCATCGAAATCAACGGCCCGTTTGTGACGATGCACAACTGGATGGCGCCGCAGAACCCGAACGGCACCTTCACCGAGTGGACGGTCTGGGACACCTACGCCTACTCGCGCAACGGCGGCCAGTTCAACGTCGCGGCCGAAGCCAACTACAACTCCGCCAACATCACCGACGTTGCCCCGGATGCGGAAGGCTTCGTCGGCACCGGCCTCGCCATCGCCGACGGCATCAACAGCGACGCCACCTACTACACGGCAGAAAACAAGACCTTCGGCCTCTACCGCAACATCACGGTGGGCTGGGTCCAGCAAAGCCAGTGGTACGATGCCGAAGGTGTGCAGCTGATCTCCGACATCGCGAGCATCAACGGCATGCGCAATCACCCGACGCGTAACCGTGCCGACGCCTACACGCTCTCGCTCGCCTACGACGACAGCACCCTGTCGCCCTCGCAGGAGCAGCAGCTGAGCATTGTGGCCTTCCTCGATGCCGATACGAGCGACGAAGACGCCGGTGACTGGATCAACGCCGCCAGCGCCACCCTCGGCGAATTCGCCACCCAGCCCGTCTACCGTGCTGCCAAGGCCGACGACGCCGTCGGCACCTGGGGTATCGACATCGAAAACAACGTGGTGTGGGCGCGACTGGACTACCAGGGCGACTTCGCCATCGCCTCCAATGTCGTCGATACCGACGGCGACGGCCTCGAAGACGCCTGGGAAATGGCCTACTTCGGCACCCTCGAATACGGTGCGGAAGACGACGTCGACGGCGACGGCCTGACCAACCTGCAGGAGCAAAGGATCGGCACCGACCCGATGCTCGCCGATACCGACGGCGACCTCTTCGACGACGGAGTGGAATACGCCAACGGCCTCGACCCGCGCATGTATAACTCCGACCTGCAAGGTAGCCTGCTCGATGCCATTCGCCAGAGCCAGGAGCTGCAAAACCAGTTGGGCCTCTATACCTCCTCCACCATCGTGGGCCTCGCTGGCGGCAAGCCGGTGATCGCGATCGGCGAAGACGGCAAGATCAGCCTCAAGCTCCAGCTCTACTACAGCGAAGACCTCGAAAGCTGGGAGCCGGTCGAAGAAGTCGAAGTCCAACCCGAGGTCGACACCTCCGGCGCCGGCTTCTTCATGTGGTCGCCCGACGTTTCCGACGCGCTGCCGACCGAAGAGTAA